The nucleotide sequence CCCAAGCCCAAGCCCAAGCCCAAGCCCGAGCCCAAGCCCGAGCCCAAACCGGAACCCAAGCCTGAGCCTGAGCCGGTGCAAGACAACACGCCTGTGGTCGCGCAATCGGTGCAAGCGCCCCAGGAAGAGACCGGTGACAACGCCACACCACAGGCCACGGGTTCTGGCAACCGGGTCGAAGCCGGGGGCGATCCGGGCACGCTCAACACGTACAAGGCCAGGGTGCTGAAGAAGCTGTTGCGCGCGAAGCGCTATCCCCGGTCCGCGAAACGGGCAGGCGTGGAAGGGGCGCCTGTCATCGCGTTTCTCGTCAGACGAGACGGTACCGTGGAGGATCTGGTGCTGTTGCGCAGCTCAGGCGACGATCGACTGGACCGCGAGACGATCAAAATGGTGAATCGTGCCAAACCGTTTCCGACATTTCCGAAGGACCTCACCGGTGATGTCTTTCCGATTCGGGTTCGAATCACTTACAAGCTGGACTGACACCACCCGCGGCACAACCGATCGCGGCAGAGAAAAAACTGTCTCCGTACCACGCTTGCGCTTCGCCTTGCTGGTTGTCCGTGTCGGTCATGAGGACGACGACATCGATGTGGTCGATATCGACACCCAGGCGGGCCTTGAAGTCGGCACGCACGTCACGGGTCTCGTCGAACCACGTGCCGTGGGGATCCTCCGTGCCGCGCACCGCCACCATGGCTGAATGCTGCGGCAGCCACGCGTTGGGCCACTCTGCGCCACGCGGCTGGCTGCCCGACCACACGTAATTGATGATGTAGGGCTTGCTC is from Pseudomonadota bacterium and encodes:
- a CDS encoding energy transducer TonB; the encoded protein is PKPKPKPKPEPKPEPKPEPKPEPEPVQDNTPVVAQSVQAPQEETGDNATPQATGSGNRVEAGGDPGTLNTYKARVLKKLLRAKRYPRSAKRAGVEGAPVIAFLVRRDGTVEDLVLLRSSGDDRLDRETIKMVNRAKPFPTFPKDLTGDVFPIRVRITYKLD